One region of Tamandua tetradactyla isolate mTamTet1 chromosome 6, mTamTet1.pri, whole genome shotgun sequence genomic DNA includes:
- the TRIM25 gene encoding E3 ubiquitin/ISG15 ligase TRIM25 isoform X1 has translation MAELCPLAEELSCSICLEPFKVPVTTPCGHNFCTSCLDETWSVQGAPFKCPQCRAVYRTRPQLQKNTVLCAVVEQFLQVELAREEATDGWTPPSRPVEPSSSSPVACDHCLKATAAKTCLVCMASFCEEHLQPHLDSPVFRDHQLQPPIRDLLRRKCPQHNRLRDFFCPEHGECICHICLVEHKACSPAPLSQASADLETKLKNKLTVMCGHINGASRALDDVQARQQDVRETANRKLEQLRQEYMEMKALIDASEANSLRKIKEEEKRVSSKFDSIYQILLKKKSEIQSLKEEIELALTKGDEFEFLEKASKLQGISTKSVYIPKIELNNELIKGVYQGTLGLKNELKGHIKKLQEKKPEESFNPGDSGAPVPPSTNKLPHPVKKIPKEEKKPKKPPPASALLSKVPIFGVQESLMDLKPALEDVASASQQNSAQDKAKVLDAFLAKTRPELLEYATRVILDYNTAHNKVALSENYTVASVADTPLNYRPHPQRFLYCSQVLGLHCYKRGVHYWEVQLQKNNFCGVGICYGSMDRQGLESRLGRNRASWCVEWFNTKISAWHNNVEKVLPSTKATRVGVLLNCDHGFVIFFAVGDKTHLMYKYKVDFTEALYPAFWVFSAGATISVLSPK, from the exons ATGGCGGAGCTGTGCCCTCTGGCCGAGGAGCTGTCGTGCTCCATCTGCCTGGAGCCCTTCAAGGTGCCGGTCACTACCCCGTGTGGCCACAACTTCTGCACGTCGTGCCTGGACGAGACGTGGTCGGTCCAGGGCGCGCCGTTCAAGTGTCCCCAGTGCCGCGCGGTCTACCGGACGCGGCCGCAGCTGCAGAAGAACACGGTATTGTGCGCCGTGGTGGAGCAGTTCCTGCAGGTCGAGCTGGCCCGGGAGGAGGCCACCGACGGCTGGACGCCGCCGTCCCGTCCTGTGGAGCCCAGCTCGTCCAGCCCGGTGGCCTGCGACCACTGTCTGAAGGCCACTGCCGCCAAGACGTGCCTCGTGTGCATGGCTTCCTTCTGCGAGGAGCACCTGCAGCCGCACCTTGACAGCCCCGTCTTCCGGGACCACCAGCTGCAGCCGCCCATCCGGGACCTGCTGCGTCGCAAGTGTCCCCAGCACAACCGGCTGCGGGACTTCTTTTGCCCAGAACACGGCGAGTGCATCTGCCACATCTGCCTGGTGGAACACAAAGCCTGCTCGCCTGCGCCCCTGAGCCAGGCCAGCGCCGACCTGGAG ACCAAGCTGAAGAATAAACTGACCGTCATGTGTGGTCACATCAACGGCGCATCCAGAGCGCTGGATGACGTGCAAGCCAGGCAGCAGGATGTGCGG GAGACTGCAAACAGGAAACTGGAGCAGCTTAGACAAGAATACATGGAAATGAAGGCTCTCATCGATGCTTCAGAGGCCAACTCGTTGCGAAAGataaaggaagaggagaagagggtCAGCAGCAAGTTCGACAGCATTTACCAGATTCTTCTCAAGAAGAAGAGTGAGATCCAGTCCCTGAAGGAGGAGATTGAACTTGCCCTGACTAAGGGGGATGAATTTGAGTTCCTGGAG AAAGCGTCAAAACTGCAAGGAATCTCAACAAAGTCAGTCTACATCCCCAAGATTGAGCTAAACAACGAGCTGATAAAGGGGGTCTATCAGGGGACCTTAGGCCTCAAAAACGAGCTGAAGGGGCACATCAAGAAGTTGCAGGAGAAGAAGCCCGAGGAGTCCTTCAACCCAG GTGACTCTGGAGCGCCTGTCCCGCCATCCACGAACAAATTGCCACACCCTGTGAAGAAGATTCCAA aagaagagaagaaacccAAGAAACCTC CGCCTGCCTCTGCCCTACTGAGCAAGGTTCCCATCTTTGGAGTGCAAGAATCGTTAATGGATTTAAAACCTGCCCTGGAGG ACGTGGCCTCTGCTTCTCAGCAGAACTCTGCACAGGACAAGGCCAAGGTGCTGGACGCCTTCTTAGCCAAGACCAGACCTGAGCTCCTGGAGT ATGCTACCAGAGTCATTCTGGACTACAACACTGCTCACAACAAGGTGGCCCTGTCGGAGAACTACACCGTGGCTTCGGTGGCCGACACACCCCTGAACTACCGGCCGCATCCCCAGAGGTTCTTGTACTGCTCTCAGGTGCTGGGCCTGCACTGTTACAAGAGAGGGGTCCACTACTGGGAAGTGCAGCTGCAGAAGAACAACTTCTGCGGGGTGGGCATCTGCTACGGCAGCATGGACCGCCAGGGCCTCGAGAGCCGGCTCGGCCGCAACAGAGCCTCCTGGTGTGTGGAGTGGTTCAACACCAAGATCTCGGCCTGGCACAACAACGTGGAGAAAGTCCTGCCCTCCACCAAGGCCACGCGCGTCGGTGTGCTTCTCAACTGTGACCACGGCTTCGTCATCTTCTTTGCCGTTGGTGACAAGACCCACCTGATGTATAAGTACAAGGTGGACTTTACTGAAGCTCTGTACCCAGCCTTCTGGGTGTTCTCTGCGGGTGCAACGATCTCTGTCCTCTCCCCCAAGTAG
- the TRIM25 gene encoding E3 ubiquitin/ISG15 ligase TRIM25 isoform X2, with protein MAELCPLAEELSCSICLEPFKVPVTTPCGHNFCTSCLDETWSVQGAPFKCPQCRAVYRTRPQLQKNTVLCAVVEQFLQVELAREEATDGWTPPSRPVEPSSSSPVACDHCLKATAAKTCLVCMASFCEEHLQPHLDSPVFRDHQLQPPIRDLLRRKCPQHNRLRDFFCPEHGECICHICLVEHKACSPAPLSQASADLEETANRKLEQLRQEYMEMKALIDASEANSLRKIKEEEKRVSSKFDSIYQILLKKKSEIQSLKEEIELALTKGDEFEFLEKASKLQGISTKSVYIPKIELNNELIKGVYQGTLGLKNELKGHIKKLQEKKPEESFNPGDSGAPVPPSTNKLPHPVKKIPKEEKKPKKPPPASALLSKVPIFGVQESLMDLKPALEDVASASQQNSAQDKAKVLDAFLAKTRPELLEYATRVILDYNTAHNKVALSENYTVASVADTPLNYRPHPQRFLYCSQVLGLHCYKRGVHYWEVQLQKNNFCGVGICYGSMDRQGLESRLGRNRASWCVEWFNTKISAWHNNVEKVLPSTKATRVGVLLNCDHGFVIFFAVGDKTHLMYKYKVDFTEALYPAFWVFSAGATISVLSPK; from the exons ATGGCGGAGCTGTGCCCTCTGGCCGAGGAGCTGTCGTGCTCCATCTGCCTGGAGCCCTTCAAGGTGCCGGTCACTACCCCGTGTGGCCACAACTTCTGCACGTCGTGCCTGGACGAGACGTGGTCGGTCCAGGGCGCGCCGTTCAAGTGTCCCCAGTGCCGCGCGGTCTACCGGACGCGGCCGCAGCTGCAGAAGAACACGGTATTGTGCGCCGTGGTGGAGCAGTTCCTGCAGGTCGAGCTGGCCCGGGAGGAGGCCACCGACGGCTGGACGCCGCCGTCCCGTCCTGTGGAGCCCAGCTCGTCCAGCCCGGTGGCCTGCGACCACTGTCTGAAGGCCACTGCCGCCAAGACGTGCCTCGTGTGCATGGCTTCCTTCTGCGAGGAGCACCTGCAGCCGCACCTTGACAGCCCCGTCTTCCGGGACCACCAGCTGCAGCCGCCCATCCGGGACCTGCTGCGTCGCAAGTGTCCCCAGCACAACCGGCTGCGGGACTTCTTTTGCCCAGAACACGGCGAGTGCATCTGCCACATCTGCCTGGTGGAACACAAAGCCTGCTCGCCTGCGCCCCTGAGCCAGGCCAGCGCCGACCTGGAG GAGACTGCAAACAGGAAACTGGAGCAGCTTAGACAAGAATACATGGAAATGAAGGCTCTCATCGATGCTTCAGAGGCCAACTCGTTGCGAAAGataaaggaagaggagaagagggtCAGCAGCAAGTTCGACAGCATTTACCAGATTCTTCTCAAGAAGAAGAGTGAGATCCAGTCCCTGAAGGAGGAGATTGAACTTGCCCTGACTAAGGGGGATGAATTTGAGTTCCTGGAG AAAGCGTCAAAACTGCAAGGAATCTCAACAAAGTCAGTCTACATCCCCAAGATTGAGCTAAACAACGAGCTGATAAAGGGGGTCTATCAGGGGACCTTAGGCCTCAAAAACGAGCTGAAGGGGCACATCAAGAAGTTGCAGGAGAAGAAGCCCGAGGAGTCCTTCAACCCAG GTGACTCTGGAGCGCCTGTCCCGCCATCCACGAACAAATTGCCACACCCTGTGAAGAAGATTCCAA aagaagagaagaaacccAAGAAACCTC CGCCTGCCTCTGCCCTACTGAGCAAGGTTCCCATCTTTGGAGTGCAAGAATCGTTAATGGATTTAAAACCTGCCCTGGAGG ACGTGGCCTCTGCTTCTCAGCAGAACTCTGCACAGGACAAGGCCAAGGTGCTGGACGCCTTCTTAGCCAAGACCAGACCTGAGCTCCTGGAGT ATGCTACCAGAGTCATTCTGGACTACAACACTGCTCACAACAAGGTGGCCCTGTCGGAGAACTACACCGTGGCTTCGGTGGCCGACACACCCCTGAACTACCGGCCGCATCCCCAGAGGTTCTTGTACTGCTCTCAGGTGCTGGGCCTGCACTGTTACAAGAGAGGGGTCCACTACTGGGAAGTGCAGCTGCAGAAGAACAACTTCTGCGGGGTGGGCATCTGCTACGGCAGCATGGACCGCCAGGGCCTCGAGAGCCGGCTCGGCCGCAACAGAGCCTCCTGGTGTGTGGAGTGGTTCAACACCAAGATCTCGGCCTGGCACAACAACGTGGAGAAAGTCCTGCCCTCCACCAAGGCCACGCGCGTCGGTGTGCTTCTCAACTGTGACCACGGCTTCGTCATCTTCTTTGCCGTTGGTGACAAGACCCACCTGATGTATAAGTACAAGGTGGACTTTACTGAAGCTCTGTACCCAGCCTTCTGGGTGTTCTCTGCGGGTGCAACGATCTCTGTCCTCTCCCCCAAGTAG